A window of Cellulomonas fimi contains these coding sequences:
- a CDS encoding TatD family hydrolase, with translation MARTRDRGWPPPPEPLPLPVVDNHTHLESVLGWVADGWRRSADGAAERDAPAPTLDDHLARAASVGVDRMVQVGCDFESVVLTADLVQAHPALLGAVAIHPNEAVLHAGVREVAPDGLTPDPRFVHEDVPLDEALARVAAVARATPRVRAIGETGLDFFRAGPRGREVQREAFRAHVALAKELGLALQIHDRDAHAEVVEVLLADGAPDRTVFHCFSGDAELARLAVSHGWFLSFAGPVSFGANDDLRAALREVPPELLMVETDAPYLTVHPFRGRPNAPYLLPGTVRTVAEVTGRSLEDVCASVSATAERVYGPW, from the coding sequence GTGGCGCGCACGCGCGACCGCGGCTGGCCGCCGCCGCCGGAGCCGCTGCCGCTGCCGGTCGTCGACAACCACACGCACCTCGAGTCGGTGCTGGGGTGGGTGGCCGACGGCTGGCGGCGGTCGGCCGACGGCGCCGCCGAGCGGGACGCCCCGGCGCCGACCCTCGACGACCACCTGGCACGGGCGGCGTCCGTCGGCGTGGACCGGATGGTGCAGGTCGGCTGCGACTTCGAGTCGGTGGTGCTGACGGCTGACCTGGTGCAGGCGCACCCGGCGCTGCTCGGCGCCGTCGCGATCCACCCCAACGAGGCCGTGCTGCACGCGGGTGTCCGCGAGGTCGCCCCGGACGGGCTGACGCCGGACCCGCGGTTCGTGCACGAGGACGTCCCGCTCGACGAGGCGCTCGCGCGCGTCGCGGCGGTCGCGCGGGCGACGCCCCGGGTGCGGGCGATCGGGGAGACCGGGCTGGACTTCTTCCGCGCCGGCCCGCGGGGTCGCGAGGTGCAGCGGGAGGCGTTCCGCGCGCACGTCGCGCTGGCCAAGGAGCTCGGGCTGGCGCTGCAGATCCACGACCGGGACGCGCACGCCGAGGTCGTCGAGGTGCTGCTCGCCGACGGCGCCCCGGACCGGACGGTGTTCCACTGCTTCTCGGGCGACGCGGAGCTCGCCCGGCTCGCGGTGTCGCACGGCTGGTTCCTGTCGTTCGCGGGGCCGGTCTCGTTCGGTGCGAACGACGACCTGCGTGCGGCGCTGCGCGAGGTCCCGCCGGAGCTGCTGATGGTCGAGACGGACGCGCCGTACCTCACGGTGCACCCGTTCCGCGGCCGCCCGAACGCGCCCTACCTGCTGCCCGGCACGGTGCGGACGGTCGCCGAGGTGACGGGACGGTCCCTGGAGGACGTGTGCGCCAGCGTCTCGGCGACGGCGGAGCGGGTCTACGGTCCCTGGTGA
- the metG gene encoding methionine--tRNA ligase, whose protein sequence is MSRILSAVAWPYANGPRHIGHVAGFGVPSDVFSRYMRMAGHDVLMVSGTDEHGTPILVQAEKEGVTPQALADRYNRVIVEDLTQLGLSYDLFTRTTTRNHYAVVQEMFRTVHKNGYMVEQETMGAISPSTGRTLPDRYIEGTCPICGYDGARGDQCDNCGNQLDAIDLINPKSRINGETPKFVESTHFFLDLPAFAQALEQWLSTRQGWRPNVLNFSLNLIDDMRPRAMTRDIDWGIPVPLPGWQENPNKRLYVWFDAVIGYLSASIEWARRSGDPEAWRGWWNDPQALSYYFMGKDNITFHSQIWPAELMGYDGRGSRGGEPGVYGNLQLPTEVVSSEYLNVAGEQFSTSRGRVILVRDMLSRYQPDALRYYLSVAGPETQDADFTWADFKRRTNDELVAGWGNLVNRTANMIHTNFGAIPEAGALQPVDEALRATTAAGFDTVGKLLGEHRNRAAIGEAMRVVQEANRYLSETEPWKLKADRERLGTVLHTAAQAVADANTMLAPFLPFAAQKVHETLGGTGTFAPMPRIDEVEDLDDASRSYPIITGDYSATPAWASTPLVPGTSVDKPVPVFTKLDDAIVEEEIARAEHA, encoded by the coding sequence ATGTCCCGCATCCTGTCGGCCGTCGCGTGGCCCTACGCGAACGGCCCCCGCCACATCGGTCACGTCGCCGGCTTCGGCGTCCCGTCGGACGTCTTCTCCCGCTACATGCGGATGGCGGGCCACGACGTGCTCATGGTGTCGGGCACGGACGAGCACGGGACGCCGATCCTCGTGCAGGCGGAGAAGGAAGGCGTGACGCCGCAGGCGCTCGCGGACCGCTACAACCGCGTCATCGTCGAGGACCTCACGCAGCTCGGCCTGTCGTACGACCTGTTCACGCGGACGACGACGCGCAACCACTACGCGGTCGTGCAGGAGATGTTCCGCACGGTGCACAAGAACGGGTACATGGTCGAGCAGGAGACCATGGGGGCGATCAGCCCGAGCACGGGCCGCACGCTGCCGGACCGCTACATCGAGGGCACTTGCCCGATCTGCGGCTACGACGGCGCGCGCGGCGACCAGTGCGACAACTGCGGCAACCAGCTCGACGCGATCGACCTCATCAACCCGAAGAGCCGCATCAACGGCGAGACCCCGAAGTTCGTCGAGTCGACGCACTTCTTCCTCGACCTGCCCGCGTTCGCCCAGGCCCTCGAGCAGTGGCTGAGCACGCGGCAGGGCTGGCGCCCGAACGTGCTGAACTTCAGCCTCAACCTGATCGACGACATGCGTCCGCGCGCGATGACGCGCGACATCGACTGGGGCATCCCGGTGCCGCTGCCGGGCTGGCAGGAGAACCCGAACAAGCGTCTGTACGTGTGGTTCGACGCGGTCATCGGGTACCTGTCGGCGTCGATCGAGTGGGCGCGGCGCTCGGGTGACCCGGAGGCGTGGCGCGGCTGGTGGAACGACCCCCAGGCCCTGTCGTACTACTTCATGGGCAAGGACAACATCACGTTCCACTCGCAGATCTGGCCGGCGGAGCTCATGGGCTACGACGGGCGCGGGTCGCGCGGCGGTGAGCCGGGCGTCTACGGGAACCTCCAGCTGCCGACGGAGGTCGTGTCGAGCGAGTACCTCAACGTCGCGGGCGAGCAGTTCAGCACGTCGCGCGGGCGCGTGATCCTGGTCCGCGACATGCTGTCGCGGTACCAGCCGGACGCGCTGCGGTACTACCTGTCGGTCGCGGGCCCGGAGACGCAGGACGCCGACTTCACGTGGGCGGACTTCAAGCGCCGGACGAACGACGAGCTCGTCGCGGGCTGGGGCAACCTGGTGAACCGCACCGCGAACATGATCCACACGAACTTCGGCGCGATCCCCGAGGCGGGCGCGCTGCAGCCGGTGGACGAGGCGCTGCGCGCGACGACGGCGGCCGGGTTCGACACCGTCGGGAAGCTGCTCGGCGAGCACCGCAACCGGGCCGCGATCGGCGAGGCGATGCGCGTCGTGCAGGAGGCCAACCGGTACCTGTCGGAGACCGAGCCGTGGAAGCTCAAGGCGGACCGCGAGCGGCTCGGCACGGTGCTGCACACGGCCGCGCAGGCCGTCGCGGACGCGAACACGATGCTCGCGCCGTTCCTGCCGTTCGCCGCGCAGAAGGTGCACGAGACGCTGGGCGGCACGGGCACGTTCGCGCCGATGCCGCGGATCGACGAGGTCGAGGACCTGGACGACGCGTCGCGCTCGTACCCGATCATCACGGGCGACTACTCGGCGACGCCGGCCTGGGCCTCCACCCCGCTGGTCCCGGGCACGTCGGTCGACAAGCCGGTGCCGGTCTTCACGAAGCTCGACGACGCGATCGTCGAGGAGGAGATCGCGCGCGCCGAGCATGCCTGA
- a CDS encoding PH domain-containing protein, which translates to MTTPEAIVRSHRNIRRYVLPGERVVFTARSHWGKLAEPVLTTFGGFLLLAFLVVPGAGVVVGESADWLWLLFLVLLGRLGWKVLDWRNEWFVATDKRMLLLYGLVTHKVAMMPLVKITDMRYSRSLVGRVLGYGEFLLESAGQDQAMRRINWVARPDATYRELCATIFTPGSPAAAAYGRTTPGLVPGAGWPGAAPAAGWPGAVPTGGAWPVQGPVPAPVPAPAPAWQHVPGGATVPGSPPPGPEREPAYRPGDTQPIRIPPAARDDRGWDVSSDRATFVPVEDTEARDRLYDD; encoded by the coding sequence ATGACGACTCCCGAGGCGATCGTCCGCAGCCACCGCAACATCCGCCGGTACGTGCTGCCGGGCGAGCGCGTCGTGTTCACCGCCCGCTCCCACTGGGGCAAGCTCGCCGAGCCCGTGCTCACGACGTTCGGGGGCTTCCTGCTCCTCGCGTTCCTCGTGGTGCCGGGCGCGGGCGTGGTGGTCGGGGAGAGTGCGGACTGGCTGTGGCTGCTGTTCCTCGTGCTGCTCGGCCGGCTCGGCTGGAAGGTGCTCGACTGGCGCAACGAGTGGTTCGTCGCGACGGACAAGCGGATGCTCCTGCTGTACGGCCTCGTCACGCACAAGGTCGCGATGATGCCGCTCGTCAAGATCACGGACATGCGGTACTCGCGCTCGCTCGTCGGACGCGTGCTCGGGTACGGCGAGTTCCTGCTGGAGTCGGCCGGCCAGGACCAGGCGATGCGACGCATCAACTGGGTCGCTCGCCCGGACGCCACGTACCGCGAGCTGTGCGCGACGATCTTCACGCCCGGATCCCCCGCCGCCGCCGCGTACGGCAGGACCACCCCGGGCCTCGTGCCGGGTGCGGGCTGGCCCGGTGCCGCGCCGGCCGCCGGCTGGCCGGGTGCCGTGCCGACCGGGGGTGCGTGGCCGGTGCAGGGCCCGGTCCCGGCTCCCGTCCCGGCGCCCGCGCCGGCGTGGCAGCACGTCCCGGGCGGCGCGACCGTCCCGGGCTCACCGCCCCCCGGCCCGGAGCGCGAGCCCGCGTACCGGCCGGGCGACACGCAGCCGATCCGCATCCCGCCGGCCGCGCGCGACGACCGCGGTTGGGACGTCTCGAGCGACCGGGCCACGTTCGTGCCCGTCGAGGACACCGAGGCACGCGACCGCCTGTACGACGACTGA
- a CDS encoding PQQ-dependent sugar dehydrogenase, with protein MTSDGRPHRRDRARARRVVPGAVGLVAVAAFAAGCTSGGVGTGVTPTGASGTAATSPGTTTGPSGPATVEVVEVEDVVTGLDVPWGIAFLADGSALVTLRDEVRVVLVAPDGAVREVTGPGADALADVVAPGGEGGLLGVAVLDEGDTGADLVLYATTEDDNRVLRGTLDGTTLGDLTPVLTGIPRAGNHDGGRLAVGPDGYLYVTTGDAGQPDRAQDPGSLGGKILRVTPDGAPAPGNPDPSSPVWSLGHRNVQGLGWSSDGRMFAAEFGQNTWDELNVVEPGGNYGWPVVEGGGGANRGFVDPVATWPTSDASPSGLAVTGEGVYLAALRGERLWRLPLLPAVAGDPGAGLGVPQALLVGEHGRLRAVEPAPDGSLWVLTNNTGGRGTPRDGDDRVLRVVVR; from the coding sequence ATGACCTCCGACGGGCGTCCCCACCGGCGGGACCGGGCGCGTGCGCGACGCGTCGTCCCCGGGGCCGTCGGGCTGGTCGCGGTCGCGGCGTTCGCGGCGGGGTGCACGTCGGGCGGCGTCGGGACCGGCGTGACGCCCACGGGGGCGTCGGGGACGGCGGCGACGTCCCCCGGCACGACGACCGGACCGTCGGGTCCGGCGACGGTCGAGGTCGTCGAGGTCGAGGACGTCGTGACGGGCCTCGACGTGCCCTGGGGGATCGCGTTCCTCGCCGACGGCTCCGCGCTCGTGACGCTGCGGGACGAGGTGCGCGTCGTCCTCGTCGCCCCCGACGGCGCAGTGCGCGAGGTGACGGGCCCGGGCGCGGACGCGCTCGCGGACGTCGTGGCACCGGGCGGCGAGGGCGGACTGCTGGGTGTCGCGGTGCTCGACGAGGGGGACACGGGCGCCGACCTCGTGCTCTACGCGACCACCGAGGACGACAACCGGGTGCTGCGCGGCACGCTCGACGGCACGACGCTCGGTGACCTGACGCCGGTGCTCACGGGCATCCCGCGCGCGGGCAACCACGACGGCGGTCGCCTCGCGGTCGGGCCGGACGGCTACCTCTACGTGACGACGGGCGACGCCGGGCAGCCGGACCGTGCCCAGGACCCGGGCTCGCTGGGCGGCAAGATCCTGCGCGTGACGCCCGACGGCGCCCCCGCACCCGGGAACCCCGACCCGTCGTCGCCGGTGTGGAGCCTCGGGCACCGCAACGTGCAGGGCCTCGGGTGGTCGTCGGACGGGCGGATGTTCGCGGCGGAGTTCGGCCAGAACACCTGGGACGAGCTCAACGTGGTCGAGCCCGGCGGCAACTACGGCTGGCCGGTCGTCGAGGGTGGGGGCGGGGCGAACCGCGGGTTCGTCGACCCGGTCGCGACGTGGCCGACGAGCGACGCCTCGCCGAGCGGCCTCGCCGTGACGGGCGAGGGCGTCTACCTCGCGGCGCTCCGCGGCGAGCGGCTGTGGCGCCTGCCGCTCCTGCCGGCCGTGGCCGGCGACCCGGGTGCGGGTCTGGGGGTCCCGCAGGCGCTGCTCGTCGGGGAGCACGGCCGGCTCCGGGCGGTCGAGCCCGCCCCCGACGGGTCGCTGTGGGTGCTGACGAACAACACCGGCGGGCGCGGCACCCCGCGCGACGGCGACGACCGGGTCCTGCGCGTCGTCGTCCGCTGA
- a CDS encoding isochorismatase family protein, with product MSTAEPTRRALVVVDVQPTFCEGGALPVEGGNAVARDIALYVAEHRDRYDLVVTTQDWHIDPGAHFSDEPDYVDTWPPHGVAGTAEADLHPALSAIVPEASVKKGQYAAAYSGFEGVDGEGRGLAQILSDGGITDVDVVGLAESHCVRSTAIDAVGLGLRTRVLTDLTAPVTAELGAAARAQMQAAGARLVASTDL from the coding sequence ATGAGCACCGCGGAGCCGACACGTCGGGCTCTCGTCGTCGTCGACGTCCAGCCCACCTTCTGCGAGGGCGGCGCGCTGCCGGTCGAGGGCGGCAACGCGGTCGCGCGGGACATCGCGCTGTACGTCGCCGAGCACCGCGACCGGTACGACCTCGTCGTCACGACGCAGGACTGGCACATCGACCCCGGGGCGCACTTCAGCGACGAGCCCGACTACGTCGACACCTGGCCGCCGCACGGCGTCGCCGGCACGGCCGAGGCCGACCTGCACCCCGCGCTGTCCGCGATCGTCCCCGAGGCGAGCGTGAAGAAGGGCCAGTACGCCGCGGCCTACTCGGGATTCGAGGGCGTCGACGGCGAGGGCCGCGGGCTCGCGCAGATCCTGTCCGACGGCGGCATCACCGACGTCGACGTCGTCGGGCTCGCCGAGTCGCACTGCGTGCGGTCGACCGCGATCGACGCCGTCGGGCTGGGGCTGCGCACGCGCGTCCTGACGGACCTCACCGCGCCGGTGACCGCCGAGCTCGGCGCGGCCGCGCGCGCGCAGATGCAGGCCGCCGGCGCACGGCTCGTCGCGTCGACCGATCTCTGA
- a CDS encoding toxin-antitoxin system YwqK family antitoxin has protein sequence MTSTSGSSTSPDDGAAVAARSRARAPRRVADDQLDYDSELTFTYRGELFTGVCYEQMADGRYSELAYVDGVQHGWAREWSASGLLQSETEYRRGMPHGDERSYDEEGFLVRAATFEHGVTVRSETYDRSGAVVEAFEIGPDDPYFDLLQRRRAQA, from the coding sequence GTGACGAGCACGAGCGGTTCCTCGACGAGTCCTGACGACGGGGCGGCCGTCGCTGCGCGCTCGCGGGCACGCGCACCCCGGCGGGTCGCCGACGACCAGCTCGACTACGACTCGGAGCTGACGTTCACCTACCGCGGCGAGCTCTTCACCGGCGTCTGCTACGAGCAGATGGCGGACGGCCGCTACAGCGAGCTGGCGTACGTGGACGGCGTCCAGCACGGCTGGGCGCGGGAGTGGTCCGCGTCGGGACTGCTGCAGAGCGAGACGGAGTACCGGCGGGGGATGCCCCACGGCGACGAGCGCAGCTACGACGAGGAGGGCTTCCTGGTCCGCGCCGCGACCTTCGAGCACGGTGTCACGGTGCGCTCGGAGACCTACGACCGCAGCGGCGCGGTGGTGGAGGCGTTCGAGATCGGTCCGGACGACCCGTACTTCGACCTGCTCCAGCGCCGGCGCGCTCAGGCCTGA
- the rsmI gene encoding 16S rRNA (cytidine(1402)-2'-O)-methyltransferase, producing MTGADAPDAARPAPRGGGATEASGGRLVLAATPIGNTDDASARLRTLLAEADVVAAEDTRRLRALAARLGVEVRGRVVSHHEHNEAERAADLLDVVAGGGTVVVVTDAGMPAVSDPGFRVVTAAVAAGLPVTAAPGPSAVLTALALSGLPTDRFCFEGFLPRKPGERARTLADLADERRTMVFFEAPHRLDDVLDAMVDAFGAERPAAVCRELTKTYEEVRRGPLRDLAAWAHDGQVRGEIVVVVGGAARPQAASTADLVAEVLARADAGERLKDAVADVATAAGVPKRDLYAAALAARAR from the coding sequence GTGACCGGAGCCGACGCACCCGACGCCGCCCGACCCGCCCCGCGCGGCGGTGGTGCGACGGAGGCGTCCGGCGGCCGGCTCGTGCTCGCGGCGACGCCCATCGGGAACACCGACGACGCGTCGGCGCGGCTGCGCACCCTGCTCGCGGAGGCGGACGTCGTCGCCGCGGAGGACACCCGCCGCCTGCGCGCGCTCGCGGCCCGGCTGGGCGTCGAGGTGCGCGGGCGCGTCGTCAGCCACCACGAGCACAACGAGGCCGAGCGCGCCGCCGACCTGCTCGACGTCGTGGCCGGCGGCGGCACGGTCGTGGTCGTGACGGACGCCGGCATGCCCGCGGTGTCCGACCCGGGGTTCCGCGTCGTGACGGCGGCGGTCGCGGCGGGGTTGCCGGTGACGGCGGCCCCGGGTCCCAGCGCGGTGCTCACGGCTCTCGCACTGTCCGGCCTGCCGACCGACCGGTTCTGCTTCGAGGGGTTCCTGCCGCGCAAGCCGGGGGAGCGGGCGCGCACGCTCGCCGACCTCGCCGACGAGCGCCGGACGATGGTGTTCTTCGAGGCGCCGCACCGGCTCGACGACGTGCTCGACGCGATGGTCGACGCCTTCGGTGCCGAACGGCCGGCTGCGGTGTGCCGCGAGCTGACGAAGACGTACGAGGAGGTGCGACGGGGGCCGCTGCGCGACCTCGCCGCGTGGGCGCACGACGGGCAGGTCCGCGGGGAGATCGTGGTGGTCGTCGGCGGGGCGGCCCGGCCGCAGGCCGCGTCGACGGCCGACCTGGTCGCCGAGGTGCTCGCGCGCGCCGACGCCGGCGAGCGTCTCAAGGACGCCGTCGCCGACGTCGCGACGGCTGCGGGCGTCCCGAAGCGCGACCTTTACGCGGCGGCCCTCGCGGCCCGCGCCCGCTGA
- a CDS encoding dolichyl-phosphate-mannose--protein mannosyltransferase translates to MTAVPPTRDDDAALPEHPDAPSGDAPDRHAPAPGAPGEGTATTTPGTRPDDADASSGAPSLVKAGTLVTDAPPHGPGDGDGATDAEDLAVEDVDDEPPLPTRERLLRTLLGADRLALDLTPRDRLVGWLWPIAVTVLAGIARFWDLGRPHQLVFDETYYVKDAWSLVTRGYEAQWSAEPNPAFEAGDVSGLGTVASYVVHPPVGKWVIGLGMQLGGGPDSSAAWRLAVAILGTLSVLMIARIARRLFASTALGVVAGLLLAVDGEAIVMSRISLLDPVLTFFVLAAFGALLLDREQARRRLAERAAVVIDSGGELGWGPRLGWRWWRLAAAVLLGLAIGTKWSGIYFLAVFGLMTVAWDVTARRSVGVRHWARAGVLRDGVVAGVAMVGIGVVTYLGSWWSWFASTDAYNRQWAALNPGQGVDWLPPALRSLWKYHQDMWAFHNGLETPHSYAAHPLGWIVQWRPTSFYYPPEVSGLQGQAAIDACGADQCSQAITALGNPVLWWCGAAAILVALVWLIRFRDWRAGAVLSGIAAGWLPWFMYAHRTIFTFYSIAFLPWVVLTLTYVLGLVIGPKDELGAKQRRVAIWCVGVLLALIVAVSVFFYPIWAGMVIPYDFWHIHMWMSQWV, encoded by the coding sequence ATGACCGCTGTGCCGCCCACGCGAGACGACGACGCCGCGCTCCCGGAGCACCCGGACGCGCCCTCCGGCGACGCCCCCGACCGTCACGCCCCGGCGCCCGGCGCTCCGGGCGAGGGCACCGCGACGACGACGCCCGGGACCCGTCCCGACGACGCCGACGCGTCGTCCGGCGCCCCGAGCCTCGTCAAGGCGGGCACCCTCGTGACGGACGCCCCGCCGCACGGTCCGGGCGACGGCGACGGCGCGACCGACGCCGAGGACCTGGCCGTCGAGGACGTCGACGACGAGCCGCCGCTCCCCACGCGCGAGCGCCTGCTGCGCACGCTGCTCGGCGCGGACCGGCTGGCCCTCGACCTGACCCCGCGCGACCGTCTCGTCGGCTGGCTGTGGCCGATCGCCGTGACGGTGCTCGCGGGCATCGCCCGGTTCTGGGACCTGGGCCGGCCACACCAGCTCGTGTTCGACGAGACGTACTACGTCAAGGACGCGTGGTCGCTCGTCACGCGCGGCTACGAGGCGCAGTGGTCGGCCGAGCCCAACCCGGCGTTCGAGGCGGGCGACGTGAGCGGCCTCGGCACGGTCGCGTCGTACGTGGTCCACCCGCCGGTCGGCAAGTGGGTCATCGGGCTGGGGATGCAGCTCGGCGGCGGTCCGGACTCGTCGGCGGCGTGGCGCCTGGCGGTCGCGATCCTCGGGACGCTGTCGGTGCTGATGATCGCGCGCATCGCGCGGCGCCTGTTCGCGTCGACGGCGCTCGGCGTCGTCGCGGGCCTGCTGCTCGCGGTCGACGGCGAGGCGATCGTCATGTCCCGCATCAGCCTGCTCGACCCGGTGCTGACGTTCTTCGTGCTCGCCGCGTTCGGGGCGCTGCTGCTCGACCGTGAGCAGGCGAGACGACGGCTGGCCGAACGCGCGGCGGTCGTGATCGACTCGGGCGGCGAGCTCGGCTGGGGGCCACGGCTGGGCTGGCGCTGGTGGCGTCTGGCGGCCGCGGTGCTGCTCGGGCTCGCGATCGGCACCAAGTGGTCGGGCATCTACTTCCTCGCCGTGTTCGGCCTCATGACGGTCGCGTGGGACGTCACGGCGCGCCGCTCGGTCGGGGTGCGGCACTGGGCGCGCGCGGGCGTGCTGCGCGACGGGGTCGTCGCGGGTGTCGCGATGGTCGGCATCGGCGTCGTCACGTACCTCGGGTCGTGGTGGTCGTGGTTCGCGTCGACGGACGCGTACAACCGCCAGTGGGCGGCCCTGAACCCCGGTCAGGGCGTGGACTGGCTGCCGCCCGCGCTGCGCTCCCTGTGGAAGTACCACCAGGACATGTGGGCGTTCCACAACGGCCTCGAGACGCCGCACTCGTACGCGGCGCACCCGCTCGGCTGGATCGTGCAGTGGCGGCCGACGTCGTTCTACTACCCGCCCGAGGTGTCAGGGCTGCAGGGGCAGGCAGCGATCGACGCGTGCGGCGCCGACCAGTGCTCGCAGGCGATCACCGCGCTCGGCAACCCGGTGCTGTGGTGGTGCGGCGCGGCCGCGATCCTCGTGGCGCTCGTGTGGCTGATCCGGTTCCGCGACTGGCGGGCCGGCGCGGTCCTGTCGGGAATCGCGGCGGGCTGGCTGCCGTGGTTCATGTACGCCCACCGCACGATCTTCACGTTCTACTCGATCGCGTTCCTGCCCTGGGTCGTGCTCACGCTCACCTACGTCCTCGGGCTGGTGATCGGCCCGAAGGACGAGCTGGGCGCGAAGCAGCGCCGCGTCGCGATCTGGTGCGTCGGCGTGCTGCTCGCGCTGATCGTCGCCGTGAGCGTGTTCTTCTACCCGATCTGGGCGGGCATGGTGATCCCGTACGACTTCTGGCACATCCACATGTGGATGAGCCAGTGGGTCTGA
- a CDS encoding family 20 glycosylhydrolase produces MQNVAVIPRPVLLESTGDEPFVLSGTTILVVDSAPELVAVGVLAADLLGRLSGRPVEVRYTEGGAPSVVRLSVTDDLPASDEAYRVVVTPSRVDLEARTPAGLVRAVVTLRQVIQDIGDGALTIAPVRIEDRPRYTWRGLSLDVARHFFTVDDVKAVIGLLAHYKLNVLHLHLTDDQGWRVHLPSRPLLTRASASTSVGGGPGGFYSPAQLAEITDYAASRGIRVVPEIDVPGHVNAATHAYGELTPSGEPTDVYTGIEVGFSRLHEDLPATQPFLRDVFTDLAAMTPGEYVHIGGDEVLTMDHDEYARLVGFVSSVVRDAGKKVVGWQEIASTPLEPGTVVQYWDINADPAPFVAAAQAGAQVLMSPASKAYLDMKYDAETPLGLEWAGHVELRDSYEWEPSTLIAGIPAESVVGVEAAVFSETLTNLTELTSMLLPRLAAVAEVAWTAPEQRDWDDFAARVAEHGAFWDHVGFAWYASPQVTWPGAPAAG; encoded by the coding sequence GTGCAGAACGTCGCCGTCATCCCCCGTCCCGTCCTGCTGGAGAGCACGGGGGACGAGCCGTTCGTGCTGTCGGGCACGACGATCCTGGTCGTGGACAGCGCCCCGGAGCTCGTCGCGGTCGGTGTGCTCGCGGCGGACCTGCTCGGACGGCTCTCGGGGCGGCCCGTCGAGGTCCGCTACACCGAGGGCGGCGCGCCCAGCGTCGTGCGGCTGAGCGTGACCGACGACCTGCCCGCGTCCGACGAGGCGTACCGCGTGGTCGTCACGCCGTCGCGCGTCGACCTGGAGGCGCGCACGCCCGCCGGCCTCGTCCGCGCGGTCGTGACGCTCCGCCAGGTGATCCAGGACATCGGCGACGGTGCGCTGACGATCGCGCCCGTCCGGATCGAGGACCGCCCGCGGTACACGTGGCGCGGACTCTCGCTCGACGTCGCGCGGCACTTCTTCACGGTCGACGACGTCAAGGCCGTCATCGGGCTGCTCGCGCACTACAAGCTCAACGTGCTGCACCTGCACCTGACCGACGACCAGGGCTGGCGCGTCCACCTGCCGTCGCGCCCGCTGCTCACGCGCGCGTCGGCGTCGACGTCGGTCGGCGGTGGGCCGGGCGGCTTCTACAGCCCCGCGCAGCTCGCGGAGATCACCGACTACGCCGCGTCGCGCGGCATCCGCGTGGTGCCCGAGATCGACGTCCCCGGCCACGTGAACGCGGCGACGCACGCGTACGGCGAGCTCACGCCGAGCGGTGAGCCGACCGACGTCTACACCGGTATCGAGGTCGGGTTCAGCCGCCTGCACGAGGACCTGCCCGCGACGCAGCCGTTCCTGCGCGACGTGTTCACCGACCTCGCGGCGATGACGCCGGGCGAGTACGTGCACATCGGCGGCGACGAGGTCCTCACGATGGACCACGACGAGTACGCGCGGCTCGTCGGCTTCGTGTCGTCGGTCGTGCGCGACGCGGGCAAGAAGGTCGTCGGGTGGCAGGAGATCGCGTCGACGCCGCTCGAGCCGGGCACGGTCGTGCAGTACTGGGACATCAACGCCGACCCCGCGCCGTTCGTCGCCGCGGCGCAGGCGGGCGCGCAGGTGCTCATGTCGCCGGCGTCGAAGGCGTACCTCGACATGAAGTACGACGCGGAGACGCCGCTCGGTCTCGAGTGGGCGGGGCACGTCGAGCTGCGCGACTCGTACGAGTGGGAGCCGTCGACGCTCATCGCGGGGATCCCCGCGGAGTCCGTCGTCGGCGTCGAGGCGGCCGTCTTCTCCGAGACCTTGACGAACCTCACCGAGCTCACGTCGATGCTGCTGCCGCGCCTGGCCGCGGTCGCGGAGGTCGCGTGGACCGCGCCCGAGCAGCGGGACTGGGACGACTTCGCCGCGCGCGTCGCGGAGCACGGCGCGTTCTGGGACCACGTCGGGTTCGCCTGGTACGCGAGCCCGCAGGTCACGTGGCCGGGGGCTCCTGCCGCGGGCTGA